The following proteins are co-located in the Anser cygnoides isolate HZ-2024a breed goose chromosome 2, Taihu_goose_T2T_genome, whole genome shotgun sequence genome:
- the LOC106044347 gene encoding uncharacterized protein isoform X3: protein MVSQFHAENKQPLSKNRHFKSFQTSPVPPRTEMGQKDVVDSTSAKLKKELEWQVEEISEFHEYKLHRHQQVPCLEDIRHLKEKREILEERELVLQQDNILKDMQIKISHLVEQLKNSELIGLKLSKQLRNQIEALGAGSSQQEEKVDNCTSSPTQKTTMVKQTQTSMTGYLKKLSSCLRNSLWQIGRLLLHSGCSFIVMLLFYKYLSDFTWICCLLKSISQKYFKTCAWPH, encoded by the exons ATGGTTTCTCAATTTCATGCGGAAAACAAACAGCCCCTCAGCAAAAACAGACATTTCAAGAG TTTTCAGACATCACCTGTGCCTCCAAGGACTGAGATGGGACAGAAGGATGTTGTGGACTCCACTTCTGCAAAGCTCAAGAAAGAACTGGAGTGGCAGGTGGAGGAG atttctgaatTCCATGAATATAAACTTCATAGGCATCAGCAGGTTCCTTGTTTGGAGGACATAAGACATTTGAAG gaaaaaagagaaatattggaAGAAAGAGAACTAGTCTTACAACAGGACAACATCTTAAAG GACATGCAGATAAAAATAAGCCACTTAGTAGAACAGCTCAAGAACTCTGAACTAATTGGGTT AAAACTTTCAAAGCAATTGCGGAATCAGATAGAAGCCTTGGGAGCAGGAAGCAG CCAACAAGAAGAGAAGGTGGACAACTGCACAAGCTCTCCCACTCAGAAGACAACCATGGTGAAACAG aCCCAGACATCAATGACTGGCTACctaaaaaaattatcttcatgTCTTAG GAACAGTTTATGGCAGATTGGCAGGCTCTTGCTACATTCTGGCTGCTCTTTTATagtaatgcttttattttacaaatacttATCTGATTTTACCTGGATATGTTGTCTACTGAAGAGCATCTCCCAGAAGTACTTCAAAACTTGTGCATGGCCACATTAA
- the LOC106044347 gene encoding uncharacterized protein isoform X1 → MVSQFHAENKQPLSKNRHFKSFQTSPVPPRTEMGQKDVVDSTSAKLKKELEWQVEEISEFHEYKLHRHQQVPCLEDIRHLKVCLQKLMKGIEEKERDIIKEKREILEERELVLQQDNILKDMQIKISHLVEQLKNSELIGLKLSKQLRNQIEALGAGSSQQEEKVDNCTSSPTQKTTMVKQTQTSMTGYLKKLSSCLRNSLWQIGRLLLHSGCSFIVMLLFYKYLSDFTWICCLLKSISQKYFKTCAWPH, encoded by the exons ATGGTTTCTCAATTTCATGCGGAAAACAAACAGCCCCTCAGCAAAAACAGACATTTCAAGAG TTTTCAGACATCACCTGTGCCTCCAAGGACTGAGATGGGACAGAAGGATGTTGTGGACTCCACTTCTGCAAAGCTCAAGAAAGAACTGGAGTGGCAGGTGGAGGAG atttctgaatTCCATGAATATAAACTTCATAGGCATCAGCAGGTTCCTTGTTTGGAGGACATAAGACATTTGAAG GTATGTTTGCAAAAGCTGATGAAAGGgatagaagaaaaggaaagggacaTTATAAAG gaaaaaagagaaatattggaAGAAAGAGAACTAGTCTTACAACAGGACAACATCTTAAAG GACATGCAGATAAAAATAAGCCACTTAGTAGAACAGCTCAAGAACTCTGAACTAATTGGGTT AAAACTTTCAAAGCAATTGCGGAATCAGATAGAAGCCTTGGGAGCAGGAAGCAG CCAACAAGAAGAGAAGGTGGACAACTGCACAAGCTCTCCCACTCAGAAGACAACCATGGTGAAACAG aCCCAGACATCAATGACTGGCTACctaaaaaaattatcttcatgTCTTAG GAACAGTTTATGGCAGATTGGCAGGCTCTTGCTACATTCTGGCTGCTCTTTTATagtaatgcttttattttacaaatacttATCTGATTTTACCTGGATATGTTGTCTACTGAAGAGCATCTCCCAGAAGTACTTCAAAACTTGTGCATGGCCACATTAA